One genomic region from Gemmobacter aquarius encodes:
- the phnL gene encoding phosphonate C-P lyase system protein PhnL, with the protein MIKIENLSKSFTLHNQGGAVIPVMAGANLTVSPGECVALVGQSGAGKSTLMRMIWGNYLCQTGSIRIGATDVVTAAPREILALRRQTLGYVSQFLRVVPRVPTVDVVAEPLLTLGVPMAEARARAETLLARLNIPQRLWSLSPTTFSGGEQQRVNIARGFAHAYPALLLDEPTASLDAANREVVLTLIEDAKARGAAIIGIFHDEAARNRLCDRTVDVTAFTPKAAA; encoded by the coding sequence ATGATCAAAATCGAGAACCTGTCCAAGTCCTTTACCCTGCACAATCAGGGCGGCGCGGTGATCCCCGTCATGGCGGGGGCAAACCTGACCGTAAGCCCCGGTGAATGTGTGGCCCTCGTCGGCCAGTCGGGCGCAGGCAAGTCCACCCTGATGCGGATGATCTGGGGCAATTACCTTTGCCAGACCGGCAGCATCCGTATCGGCGCAACCGATGTCGTCACCGCCGCCCCGCGCGAGATCCTTGCCCTGCGCCGCCAGACGCTGGGCTATGTCAGCCAGTTCCTGCGTGTCGTGCCCCGCGTGCCCACCGTCGATGTGGTGGCCGAACCGCTCCTCACCCTTGGCGTGCCGATGGCCGAGGCGCGTGCCCGCGCCGAAACCCTGCTGGCACGGCTGAACATCCCGCAGCGGCTTTGGTCGCTTTCGCCCACCACCTTTTCGGGGGGCGAGCAGCAGCGCGTCAACATCGCGCGCGGCTTTGCCCATGCCTACCCCGCGCTTTTGCTCGACGAGCCGACTGCCAGCCTCGACGCTGCCAACCGCGAGGTCGTGCTGACCCTGATCGAGGACGCAAAAGCCCGCGGTGCCGCTATCATCGGCATCTTCCACGACGAAGCCGCCCGCAACCGTCTGTGCGACCGCACCGTCGACGTGACCGCATTTACGCCGAAGGCCGCCGCATGA
- the phnN gene encoding phosphonate metabolism protein/1,5-bisphosphokinase (PRPP-forming) PhnN, protein MKGRLFAVVGPSGAGKDTLIDAARAARPDLVIARRAITRPASAGGEDFEGVSVFEFTARKVNGGFALDWKAHGLSYGIPAETLAKRDEGFDVLFNGSRAALDAAACRFPEMTVIRVTAPSTVLMERLLARGRETREEIAERISRASYDIPAGLKVIDVVNDGPLAVATARFLAALQPASA, encoded by the coding sequence ATGAAAGGCCGCCTTTTCGCTGTCGTCGGCCCCTCTGGCGCGGGCAAGGACACGCTGATCGACGCCGCCCGCGCCGCCCGCCCCGATCTGGTGATCGCGCGCCGCGCCATCACCCGGCCCGCCTCGGCAGGGGGCGAGGATTTCGAGGGCGTCAGCGTTTTCGAATTCACCGCGCGCAAGGTCAATGGCGGCTTCGCACTCGACTGGAAGGCGCATGGGTTGAGCTATGGCATCCCTGCCGAAACGCTGGCGAAACGCGACGAAGGCTTCGACGTCCTGTTCAACGGCTCGCGCGCGGCACTCGACGCCGCAGCCTGCCGCTTCCCCGAGATGACCGTGATCCGCGTCACCGCCCCGTCTACCGTGCTGATGGAACGCCTGCTCGCCCGTGGCCGCGAAACCCGCGAGGAAATTGCCGAACGCATCAGCCGCGCCAGCTATGACATCCCCGCCGGACTAAAGGTTATCGACGTGGTCAACGACGGACCGCTTGCCGTTGCCACCGCCCGCTTCCTTGCAGCCCTTCAACCGGCCAGCGCGTAG
- a CDS encoding DUF1045 domain-containing protein — protein MEKFRRYAIYFAPRAGDFADRAAAWLGWSAERGEVPHPEVAGLPLPLHALTATPRKYGFHGTIKPPFALAAGVGAHDMHEAVAALAARIGPVSFARLRLERIGGFLALVPEGDQAALQALGAEVVTALDRFRAPLTEADIARRRPERLTSRQRELLDRWGYPYVMEEFRFHLTLTGDLAADMAQAVMPVAQGWFGPALPEPFRIEDLCLFGEAADGRFHLVHRYALAG, from the coding sequence ATGGAAAAGTTTCGACGCTATGCGATCTATTTCGCGCCCCGTGCGGGTGACTTTGCCGACCGTGCGGCGGCTTGGCTGGGGTGGAGCGCCGAACGGGGCGAGGTTCCGCATCCCGAAGTTGCGGGATTGCCGCTGCCCTTGCACGCGCTGACCGCCACCCCGCGCAAATACGGGTTTCACGGCACGATCAAGCCGCCCTTCGCCTTGGCTGCGGGCGTGGGGGCCCATGACATGCACGAGGCGGTCGCGGCCCTTGCCGCAAGGATTGGCCCGGTCAGCTTCGCACGCTTGCGGCTCGAACGGATCGGCGGGTTTCTCGCGCTGGTGCCCGAGGGCGATCAGGCGGCCTTGCAGGCGCTCGGGGCCGAGGTCGTGACGGCGCTCGACCGGTTCCGCGCCCCCCTGACCGAAGCCGATATCGCGCGGCGCAGACCCGAGCGGTTGACGTCGCGGCAGCGCGAATTGCTGGACCGCTGGGGGTATCCTTACGTCATGGAGGAGTTCCGCTTCCATCTGACGCTGACGGGCGATCTTGCCGCCGACATGGCGCAAGCCGTCATGCCCGTGGCGCAGGGCTGGTTCGGCCCCGCGCTGCCCGAGCCGTTCCGGATCGAGGATCTGTGCCTGTTCGGCGAGGCGGCGGACGGGCGCTTTCATCTTGTACACCGCTACGCGCTGGCCGGTTGA
- a CDS encoding alpha-D-ribose 1-methylphosphonate 5-triphosphate diphosphatase: MTETILANATLVLPAETLRGSVLIRDGVIAAIDSGAAVASGAIDCGGDLILPGLIELHTDNLERHIEPRPKVDWPHTAAILAHDAELASVGITTVFDALRVGSVTSKAKANYGEYARHLADEIIALRDAGSLRINHLLHLRAEVCSETLVEEMAKFGPEDGIGIVSLMDHTPGQRQFRDMTQLKNYVCGKHGFSDAEFLDHIAAQKNLSARVADLHEATAVAEARRYGAVLASHDDTTEIHVARSAGHGAHFAEFPTTPEAAQACRDHGIAVMMGAPNLIRGGSHSGNVAAKALAESDLLDIISSDYVPSSLLSAGLMLGDLWGDMARGIATVTSAPARAAGLTDRGTLTPGTRADIIRVARIGTAGALRGTWVAGDRVG; this comes from the coding sequence ATGACCGAAACGATCCTTGCCAACGCAACCCTCGTGCTGCCCGCCGAAACCCTGCGCGGGTCGGTCCTTATCCGTGACGGCGTGATTGCCGCGATCGACAGCGGCGCTGCGGTCGCGTCGGGTGCCATCGATTGCGGCGGCGACCTTATCCTGCCCGGCCTGATCGAGCTTCACACCGACAACCTCGAACGCCATATCGAGCCCCGGCCCAAGGTCGACTGGCCCCACACCGCAGCGATCCTCGCCCATGACGCCGAACTTGCCAGCGTCGGCATCACCACGGTCTTCGACGCGCTGCGCGTCGGGTCCGTCACCTCGAAGGCCAAGGCCAATTATGGCGAATACGCCCGCCATCTGGCCGACGAGATCATCGCCCTGCGCGACGCAGGAAGCCTGCGGATCAACCACCTTCTCCACCTGCGGGCCGAGGTCTGTTCGGAAACGCTGGTCGAGGAAATGGCCAAATTCGGCCCCGAAGACGGCATCGGCATCGTCAGCCTGATGGACCACACCCCCGGCCAGCGCCAGTTCCGCGACATGACCCAGCTTAAAAACTACGTCTGCGGCAAACACGGCTTTTCCGACGCCGAGTTCCTCGACCATATCGCCGCGCAAAAAAACCTGTCCGCACGCGTGGCCGACCTGCACGAAGCCACCGCCGTGGCCGAGGCGCGGCGCTACGGCGCGGTCCTTGCGAGCCATGACGACACCACCGAAATCCATGTCGCCCGCTCGGCCGGACACGGCGCGCATTTCGCCGAATTCCCCACGACACCCGAGGCCGCGCAAGCCTGCCGCGACCACGGAATCGCGGTGATGATGGGCGCGCCGAACCTGATCCGCGGCGGGTCACATTCCGGCAATGTCGCGGCCAAGGCTTTGGCCGAAAGCGACCTGCTTGATATCATCTCCTCCGATTACGTCCCTTCGTCGCTGCTTTCGGCGGGCCTGATGCTCGGCGATCTGTGGGGCGACATGGCGCGCGGCATCGCAACCGTCACCTCGGCCCCCGCCCGCGCCGCAGGCCTGACCGACCGTGGCACCCTGACGCCCGGCACCCGCGCCGACATCATCCGCGTCGCCCGCATCGGCACTGCAGGCGCGTTGCGCGGCACATGGGTCGCGGGCGACCGCGTCGGCTGA
- a CDS encoding hydantoinase/oxoprolinase N-terminal domain-containing protein — MAYFLGVDTGGTYTDAVIVDEAADRVIGSAKSLTTRGDLAIGIGKAVDAALAGAGIAAAEVALVSLSTTLATNALVEGQGGRVALVFIGFDPDDLDRGGLTEALKGDPVIRLAGGHTHAGTEGQPLDLAALQAELAALGDSVMGFAVAARFATRNPAHEIAVRDLIRSATGRPVTCSHELSAQLNGPKRALTAVLNARLIGMIDRLVAACERHLLAVGIAAPLMVVRGDGALISAAMVRERPIETILSGPAASIVGARWLTGESDALVSDIGGTTTDVALLRGGLPEIDPQGARVGGFRTMVEAVAMRTTGLGGDSEVHLVTEGLDGGLRLGPRRLVPVSLLAVDHAAMVHSALDRWLSADAVGEHDGRFVIPMGGNAGGLGPRDMAVLARVTEPMPVVAALTSRLEVAALERLVARGLVMIAGVTPSDASHVLGRLGAWDAVAAEKAVRLLAKRRNGKGERFAPDAATLAQQIVDQLTAQTVDCLLEAAFGEDPAFAGDVPEVLARHRLTAAGIAGHRGVVEVTLRLGVPVIGLGASAPSYYGAVGDRLGARMILPEHAGVANAIGAVVGQVSQRATGLVSSAGEGRFTAHFAAGLQMFGDRDAALAAMEAALVADASARARMAGAEELRVTTTRDIREAEVEGRAMFIEATLTATASGRPRVAHARQDAEA, encoded by the coding sequence ATGGCGTATTTTCTGGGTGTCGATACCGGCGGCACCTATACCGATGCGGTGATCGTGGACGAAGCCGCCGACCGCGTGATCGGATCGGCCAAATCGCTGACCACGCGCGGCGATCTGGCCATCGGCATCGGCAAGGCCGTGGATGCGGCTTTGGCGGGTGCAGGCATCGCGGCCGCCGAGGTTGCGCTGGTGTCGCTTTCGACCACGCTCGCCACCAATGCGCTTGTCGAAGGGCAGGGCGGGCGCGTCGCGCTGGTCTTCATCGGCTTCGATCCCGACGATCTCGACCGTGGCGGCTTGACCGAGGCGCTCAAGGGCGATCCGGTCATCCGTCTGGCCGGTGGACACACCCATGCCGGAACCGAAGGACAGCCGCTCGATCTGGCGGCTCTTCAGGCCGAACTTGCCGCGCTGGGCGACAGCGTGATGGGCTTTGCCGTCGCCGCCCGCTTCGCCACGCGCAACCCCGCGCACGAGATTGCGGTGCGCGACCTGATCCGCAGCGCCACGGGGCGCCCCGTGACATGCTCGCATGAACTTTCTGCCCAGTTGAACGGACCGAAACGGGCGCTGACGGCGGTGCTGAACGCCCGCCTGATCGGCATGATCGACCGTCTTGTCGCCGCCTGCGAACGGCACCTGCTGGCGGTGGGCATCGCAGCACCGCTGATGGTGGTGCGCGGTGACGGGGCGCTGATCTCGGCTGCAATGGTGCGCGAACGCCCGATCGAGACGATCCTTTCCGGCCCAGCTGCCAGCATCGTGGGTGCGCGCTGGCTGACGGGCGAAAGCGATGCGCTGGTGTCCGACATCGGCGGCACCACGACCGATGTCGCCCTGTTGCGCGGCGGCCTGCCCGAGATCGACCCGCAAGGTGCGCGGGTCGGCGGGTTCCGCACCATGGTGGAAGCCGTGGCGATGCGGACCACGGGCCTAGGCGGCGACAGCGAGGTGCATCTGGTGACCGAAGGGCTGGATGGCGGCTTGCGCCTTGGCCCGCGCCGCCTCGTGCCCGTGTCGCTGCTTGCGGTTGACCATGCGGCCATGGTGCATAGCGCGCTCGACCGCTGGCTGTCGGCCGATGCGGTGGGCGAACATGACGGGCGCTTCGTCATCCCGATGGGCGGCAATGCAGGCGGGCTTGGCCCGCGTGACATGGCTGTGCTGGCCCGCGTGACAGAACCGATGCCGGTGGTCGCCGCGCTGACCTCGCGGCTGGAAGTGGCGGCGCTGGAGCGGCTGGTGGCGCGGGGGCTGGTGATGATCGCGGGGGTCACGCCTTCGGATGCAAGCCACGTGCTGGGGCGCCTTGGCGCATGGGACGCGGTGGCTGCGGAAAAAGCAGTGCGCCTGCTGGCCAAACGCCGCAACGGCAAGGGCGAACGCTTTGCCCCCGATGCCGCGACGCTGGCGCAGCAGATCGTCGACCAGCTGACCGCCCAGACCGTGGATTGCCTGCTCGAAGCGGCCTTCGGCGAAGACCCCGCCTTTGCGGGCGATGTGCCCGAGGTGCTGGCGCGCCATCGCCTGACGGCCGCAGGCATTGCCGGACATCGCGGCGTGGTAGAGGTGACGTTGCGCCTTGGCGTGCCGGTGATCGGGCTTGGCGCGTCCGCGCCTTCGTACTACGGCGCGGTGGGTGACAGGTTGGGGGCAAGGATGATCCTGCCCGAACATGCCGGTGTCGCCAATGCCATCGGCGCGGTGGTCGGACAGGTCAGCCAGCGGGCGACGGGCCTTGTCAGCAGCGCGGGCGAGGGCCGCTTTACAGCCCATTTCGCCGCGGGCCTCCAGATGTTTGGCGACCGCGACGCCGCCCTTGCGGCCATGGAAGCGGCGCTCGTCGCCGATGCCAGTGCCCGCGCCCGCATGGCCGGAGCCGAAGAGCTGCGCGTGACCACGACCCGCGACATCCGCGAAGCCGAGGTGGAAGGCCGCGCCATGTTCATCGAAGCCACCCTCACCGCCACCGCATCCGGCCGCCCCCGCGTCGCCCATGCCCGACAAGACGCAGAAGCCTGA
- the rpoN gene encoding RNA polymerase factor sigma-54, which translates to METRQNIRVTQSQRMQLNLGLQASIKLLKADAGGLTRFLEEQAAENPRLVLDAPPQDPADWSPRWERAFSGGGLDPDLAAGVGPSLMAHVTEKIAAMDLRGPELRVAGLLAEALEPTGWLGCALDVVAGQAGVPYGLAETVLARLQRIEPAGLFARSLSECLLLQAVEAGVDDTVLRGVLLHLDLMAAGDVARLSRLLAVPADEVQARFRVIRRFDPKPGAHFSALSAQVREPDLIVRKRVEGWVVSLNRSSLPSMSVSAGRGDGRGAARAVIRLVESRNATLLRIGADVLRRQEAALESGLSALRPLTMGDVADALGLHESTVSRVVAGTSIDTPRGTLWLRHLFSVKVGASHSAAALRAMLADLVRREDARKPLSDAALAQALSDGGALVARRTVAKYRDTLGIPAAHRRRKT; encoded by the coding sequence ATGGAGACGCGGCAGAACATCAGGGTCACGCAAAGCCAGCGCATGCAGCTGAACCTTGGCTTGCAGGCGTCGATCAAGCTGTTGAAGGCGGATGCCGGCGGTCTGACCCGTTTTCTCGAAGAACAGGCCGCCGAAAATCCCCGCCTTGTGCTCGACGCGCCGCCACAGGACCCTGCCGATTGGTCGCCGCGCTGGGAGCGGGCCTTTTCCGGCGGCGGGCTCGACCCCGATCTCGCGGCGGGTGTCGGGCCAAGCCTCATGGCGCATGTGACGGAAAAGATCGCCGCGATGGACCTCAGGGGGCCGGAGTTGCGGGTTGCCGGACTGTTGGCCGAGGCGTTGGAGCCCACGGGTTGGCTGGGCTGCGCTCTTGACGTGGTGGCGGGGCAGGCGGGGGTGCCCTACGGCCTTGCCGAAACGGTGCTTGCCCGTTTGCAGCGCATCGAGCCTGCCGGTCTTTTCGCCCGCTCGCTGTCGGAATGTCTGCTTTTGCAGGCGGTCGAGGCCGGGGTGGATGACACGGTGCTGCGCGGGGTGCTCTTGCATCTCGACCTTATGGCTGCCGGCGATGTGGCGCGCTTGTCGCGCCTGCTGGCCGTTCCGGCTGACGAGGTGCAGGCAAGGTTTCGCGTGATCCGGCGGTTCGACCCCAAGCCCGGCGCGCATTTTTCCGCCCTGTCGGCACAGGTGCGCGAGCCTGATCTGATCGTCAGAAAACGGGTGGAAGGCTGGGTCGTGTCGCTGAACCGGTCCTCGCTGCCATCCATGTCGGTCAGCGCGGGGCGGGGCGACGGGCGCGGGGCGGCGCGGGCGGTGATCCGTCTGGTCGAAAGCCGTAACGCGACACTTCTGCGCATCGGCGCCGATGTGCTGCGCCGTCAGGAAGCGGCGCTGGAATCGGGGCTTTCCGCGCTGCGGCCGCTGACCATGGGCGACGTGGCCGACGCGTTGGGCCTGCATGAAAGCACCGTCAGCCGGGTGGTTGCGGGAACCAGCATCGACACGCCGCGCGGAACGCTCTGGCTTCGGCATCTGTTCAGCGTCAAGGTCGGCGCTTCGCATTCCGCCGCCGCATTGCGCGCCATGCTGGCCGATCTGGTCCGGCGCGAGGATGCGCGAAAACCGCTGTCGGACGCGGCTCTGGCACAGGCGCTGTCGGACGGCGGGGCTTTGGTGGCGCGCCGAACGGTCGCGAAATACCGCGACACCCTGGGCATCCCCGCCGCCCATCGCCGCCGCAAGACCTAA
- the selD gene encoding selenide, water dikinase SelD, giving the protein MGAKPLCGGCGAKVGAAALSDALARLPAPARADVLSGPGDDAAILTHGAGTQVITTDHLRATCGDARLMARITAIHAMGDIWAMGAQPQAALAQITLPRMSAALQAETLAEIMEEAAEIFRDAGADIVGGHTSIGAELTIGFTLTGLATKPVTKAGAKPGDALILTKAIGTGTILAADMALARIPGLILGQAVQAAYASMSRPLGPAAAILTPHAHAMTDVTGFGLAGHLLEMLDASGAAATITLDAVPFLAGAESLAAAGHESSLAPANRLAANWRVRAPQDARAALLYDPQTAGPLLAAVPADKAASLLATLHALGEPASLIGHVTAGDPFLTVL; this is encoded by the coding sequence ATGGGGGCAAAGCCGCTCTGTGGCGGTTGCGGCGCCAAGGTCGGCGCGGCGGCCCTGTCCGACGCGCTGGCCCGTCTGCCCGCCCCCGCCCGCGCCGATGTGCTGTCCGGCCCCGGAGACGACGCCGCGATCCTGACCCATGGCGCGGGCACGCAGGTCATCACCACCGACCACCTGCGCGCCACCTGCGGCGATGCCCGCCTGATGGCCCGCATCACCGCGATTCACGCCATGGGCGATATTTGGGCGATGGGCGCACAGCCGCAAGCCGCGCTGGCCCAGATCACCCTGCCCCGCATGAGCGCAGCCCTCCAGGCCGAAACGCTGGCCGAGATCATGGAGGAGGCCGCCGAGATCTTCCGCGATGCGGGGGCCGATATCGTCGGCGGCCATACGTCCATCGGGGCCGAACTGACCATCGGCTTCACCCTGACAGGGCTTGCCACCAAGCCGGTCACGAAGGCGGGCGCGAAACCGGGCGACGCCTTGATCCTGACCAAGGCGATCGGCACCGGCACCATCCTCGCCGCCGACATGGCGCTCGCCCGCATCCCCGGCCTGATCCTCGGCCAAGCGGTGCAGGCGGCCTATGCCAGCATGTCGCGCCCCCTTGGCCCGGCAGCGGCGATCCTTACCCCCCATGCCCATGCCATGACCGATGTCACGGGCTTCGGCCTTGCAGGGCATCTTCTGGAAATGCTCGACGCATCGGGCGCCGCCGCAACGATCACGCTCGACGCCGTGCCCTTCCTTGCAGGCGCAGAGTCCCTCGCCGCAGCGGGACACGAAAGCTCGCTCGCCCCTGCCAACCGCCTTGCCGCCAACTGGCGCGTCCGCGCACCGCAAGACGCCAGAGCAGCACTCCTCTATGATCCGCAAACCGCAGGACCCCTTCTCGCCGCGGTCCCAGCCGACAAAGCCGCGTCCCTGCTCGCCACCCTGCACGCCCTTGGCGAACCTGCCTCCCTCATAGGACATGTCACGGCCGGAGACCCCTTCCTGACAGTCCTCTGA
- the mnmH gene encoding tRNA 2-selenouridine(34) synthase MnmH: MAVKLGGLLEIFDLGFDDIIDVRAPAEWAEDHVPGAISLPVLDDDERARVGTIYKQVAAFAARKIGAALVAKNAAKHLEGPLADKPGGWRPLVYCWRGGQRSGSFASILAQIGWRVEIIEGGYKSWRHLVVDALYDDVFPCPVVVLDGNTGSAKTDVLNRLPALGFQVIDLEGLANHRGSLFGHMGDQPSQKAFEGRLAIALARLDPSRPVVVEAESSKVGEVRLPPKLWRAMVAAPRVAIAASRAARAGYLVTAYADMVADPARLDGILASLRAAHPADVIADWRVMAAAGRFVELAEALMEHHYDPRYGKHRARMEVPFAEVPVEGLDDLDVVAARVADAIRSVI, from the coding sequence ATGGCGGTCAAGCTGGGGGGATTGCTCGAGATCTTCGACCTCGGGTTCGATGACATCATCGACGTGCGCGCGCCCGCCGAATGGGCCGAAGACCATGTTCCGGGCGCGATTTCGCTTCCGGTGCTGGACGATGACGAACGGGCGCGGGTGGGCACGATCTACAAGCAGGTCGCCGCCTTTGCCGCGCGCAAGATCGGGGCGGCGCTGGTGGCAAAGAACGCCGCAAAGCATCTGGAAGGACCGTTGGCCGACAAACCGGGGGGGTGGCGCCCCTTGGTCTATTGCTGGCGGGGTGGGCAGCGGTCGGGGTCTTTCGCCTCGATCCTTGCCCAGATCGGCTGGCGGGTCGAGATCATCGAGGGCGGCTATAAAAGCTGGCGGCATCTGGTGGTCGATGCGCTTTACGACGATGTCTTTCCCTGCCCCGTGGTGGTGCTTGACGGCAATACGGGGTCGGCCAAGACCGATGTGCTCAACCGCCTGCCCGCGCTGGGTTTTCAGGTGATCGACCTTGAAGGGCTGGCGAACCATCGCGGGTCGCTCTTTGGCCATATGGGCGACCAGCCAAGCCAGAAGGCATTCGAGGGACGGCTTGCCATTGCGCTGGCGCGGCTTGACCCTTCGCGGCCCGTGGTGGTCGAGGCGGAAAGCTCGAAAGTGGGCGAGGTGCGTCTGCCGCCGAAACTTTGGCGGGCGATGGTGGCGGCCCCCCGCGTGGCGATTGCAGCGTCAAGGGCGGCGCGGGCGGGCTATCTGGTCACCGCCTATGCCGACATGGTCGCCGATCCGGCGCGGCTGGACGGGATTCTGGCCAGCCTGCGGGCGGCGCATCCGGCGGATGTGATCGCCGATTGGCGCGTCATGGCGGCAGCAGGGCGGTTCGTCGAACTGGCAGAAGCGCTGATGGAGCACCACTACGACCCGCGCTATGGCAAGCACCGGGCGCGGATGGAGGTGCCCTTTGCCGAAGTGCCGGTCGAAGGGCTGGACGACCTCGACGTCGTGGCCGCCCGCGTCGCCGATGCCATCCGGTCGGTGATCTGA
- the argE gene encoding acetylornithine deacetylase, which translates to MQTREILDRLIAFDTVSHKPNLALMEFVREVLATAGIGSVLIPDAGGTKANLYATVGPEGVGGVMLSGHTDVVPVEGQAWTKPPFALTEEAGRYYGRGAADMKGFVACAVTAMLAAARRELRVPLHLALSYDEEIGCMGVRSLVDMLEAAPVRPRFCIVGEPTGMQVATGHKGKVALRATCTGREGHSALAPLALNALHLAADFVGVVRRVQARVAADGMRDGDYDVAYSTLHVGKLNGGVQVNIVPNAAVVDWEIRSLAGEDVAALIAEVEAGAEAIVAPLRAEFPEAAIKVERLWDYPGLGTPVGAEVVNFVKRLTGANGTIKVAFGTEGGLFDARLGIPTVICGPGSMAQGHKPDEYVSIEQIARCEAMLAALVAQAEAGF; encoded by the coding sequence ATGCAGACCCGCGAAATTCTGGACCGTTTGATCGCCTTTGATACCGTAAGCCACAAGCCCAACCTCGCGCTGATGGAGTTCGTGCGCGAAGTGCTGGCGACGGCCGGGATCGGGTCGGTGCTGATCCCCGATGCGGGCGGCACCAAGGCCAATCTTTACGCCACGGTTGGGCCTGAAGGCGTGGGTGGGGTGATGCTTTCGGGCCATACCGATGTGGTGCCCGTCGAAGGGCAGGCATGGACCAAGCCGCCCTTTGCGCTGACAGAAGAAGCGGGGCGCTATTACGGTCGCGGCGCTGCCGACATGAAGGGGTTCGTCGCCTGCGCCGTGACCGCGATGCTGGCGGCGGCGCGGCGCGAGTTGCGCGTGCCGCTGCATCTGGCGCTGTCTTACGACGAAGAGATCGGCTGCATGGGCGTGCGGTCTTTGGTCGACATGCTGGAGGCGGCCCCGGTGCGGCCGCGCTTTTGCATTGTGGGCGAACCCACGGGGATGCAGGTCGCAACGGGCCACAAGGGCAAGGTGGCGCTGCGGGCCACCTGCACGGGGCGCGAGGGCCATTCCGCGCTGGCCCCGCTTGCGCTGAACGCGCTGCATCTGGCAGCCGACTTCGTGGGCGTCGTGCGGCGCGTGCAGGCGCGTGTGGCGGCCGACGGGATGCGGGACGGCGATTACGATGTCGCCTATAGCACGCTGCATGTGGGCAAGCTGAACGGCGGCGTGCAGGTCAACATCGTGCCCAATGCAGCGGTGGTCGACTGGGAAATCCGCTCGCTCGCCGGAGAGGATGTCGCGGCCCTGATTGCGGAGGTCGAAGCAGGGGCCGAGGCCATCGTGGCACCCCTGCGGGCCGAATTCCCCGAAGCGGCGATCAAGGTGGAAAGGCTGTGGGATTACCCCGGTCTGGGCACGCCGGTCGGGGCCGAGGTGGTGAATTTCGTCAAGCGCCTGACGGGGGCGAATGGCACGATCAAGGTGGCTTTCGGCACAGAAGGCGGGCTGTTCGACGCGCGTCTGGGCATTCCCACGGTGATCTGCGGGCCAGGGTCGATGGCGCAGGGCCACAAGCCCGACGAATACGTAAGCATCGAGCAGATCGCGCGCTGCGAGGCGATGCTGGCCGCATTGGTGGCGCAGGCCGAGGCGGGGTTCTGA
- a CDS encoding class I SAM-dependent methyltransferase codes for MRSARLSRAIDTGLFTLPSEGRIAVLRPRIGDELGDLPRDRLLVATGFRPDHDWFAARGYACAPHATGEFAAAILCLPRAKAHARAMLAEASLLVAKGGPVVVDGQKTDGIDAVLKDLVPRVALSERLSKAHGKLAVFAAGADLSDWAARPAQVDGFTTLPGVFSADGIDRGSALLAGALPADLKGRVADFGAGWGYLARKVLSLSAVKECHLVEAEADALDCARLNIVDDRAQFHWADATTWKAPRGMDHIVMNPPFHTGRGADPALGAGFIAAAARSLNPQGALWMVANRHLPYDRSLTTLFREVAEIGGDGAYRLTRAAFPIRAR; via the coding sequence ATGCGAAGCGCCCGACTTTCCCGAGCCATCGACACCGGACTGTTCACCCTGCCGTCCGAAGGCCGCATCGCGGTTCTGCGCCCCCGCATCGGCGACGAACTTGGCGACCTGCCGCGCGACCGCCTGCTGGTCGCGACCGGCTTTCGCCCCGATCACGATTGGTTTGCCGCCCGTGGCTATGCCTGCGCCCCCCACGCGACCGGAGAGTTTGCCGCCGCCATCCTGTGCCTGCCCCGCGCCAAGGCCCATGCCCGCGCCATGCTCGCCGAGGCGTCGCTGCTGGTGGCCAAGGGTGGTCCCGTCGTCGTCGACGGCCAAAAGACCGACGGTATCGACGCGGTGCTGAAAGACCTTGTCCCCCGTGTCGCTTTGTCGGAACGGCTGTCGAAGGCCCACGGTAAACTTGCCGTCTTTGCCGCCGGAGCCGATCTGTCGGACTGGGCAGCCCGCCCCGCGCAGGTCGACGGTTTCACCACGCTTCCGGGGGTGTTTTCCGCCGATGGAATAGACCGCGGCTCGGCCCTTCTGGCCGGGGCACTTCCCGCCGACCTGAAAGGCCGCGTGGCCGATTTCGGCGCAGGCTGGGGCTATCTGGCCCGCAAGGTGCTGTCCCTTTCCGCCGTCAAGGAATGTCATCTGGTCGAGGCCGAGGCCGATGCGCTGGATTGCGCGCGGCTCAACATCGTGGACGACCGCGCCCAGTTCCACTGGGCCGATGCGACCACGTGGAAAGCGCCGCGCGGGATGGACCATATCGTGATGAACCCGCCCTTCCACACCGGACGCGGCGCCGATCCGGCGCTTGGCGCGGGCTTCATCGCCGCCGCCGCCCGCAGTCTGAACCCGCAGGGCGCGCTGTGGATGGTGGCGAACCGCCACCTGCCCTATGATCGCAGCCTGACCACCCTGTTCCGCGAGGTTGCCGAAATCGGCGGTGACGGCGCCTACCGCCTGACCCGTGCCGCCTTTCCGATCCGCGCCCGCTAG